ATAAATTCCCGGAATTTGACAAGCGCCATATTCGCGGAATTTATTGTTCGTTTTCCCCTTGTTAAAGGAGTTATTGGCAAGTGGAGCTATGCCTATATCCCAATTACACCGATTCAGTTCCTTCATGAAATCCTTGTATTCCATACCTCCACCTTCATATTTAACGCTTGGATGATTGACAAAAGACTGAGGAAGGTAACCGAAAAACTCCAGCCTCACAAATCCCCCATAGTAGTCGAGTATCTTGTTCAGCGCCGGTATGACTGGAGCGAAATCCTCCTCTTTTTCGCCACCAGCATAACCGATTACAATTTGTTCCCGCTCCCGGTCCACCCTACGCTGTTGATCGAGCCAGTCAAAATCGACACTGCCCGGAAAATATATAACATTTCTATTGAATCTTTCCTGAATATAGGTGCCGAGATCCGGAGAATCTACTTTAATGGTCTTCGCGTTTCTTAAGAACTTGATAAACGTCTCTTTCCGGGCCGGATCGCAATAGTATTGTCCAACGGGGGTTGTCGGTTGAATTTCCAGAAAATTATCATCGATTACATATACAGTTCGCTTCCTGAGTTGATGGGCCAACTCCAGCAACGTATAGGCCGAAGGTTCAACATTGCGGACAAACACGATTGTGTCAGCAGCGGCTATCATTTCTTTACTCACTTCATGCTCTAACTTCATGTCATATTGTAAATTCTCACGTTTTTTCAAAGCACTGAAAGGTTGGAGAACCCCAATCTCAAGGGAAGGAATCAATCCGGCCGCGATCACAAGAACATCTGTTTTGGGCAGGTCAGACTCGATAACTGTCACTGCGTGATTAGAAACGACTTGGGCTGCTGTGCGTCCATGCAGAAAACCTTCCTCTCTTCCTCTTTGAAAACCGTCGATACGTCCTTTTTGATAAGCATTTAGGGTAACAGCGGGCTGTTTCTGTTGTATATGGCGGCGTGTTCTAGTCCTCTGTTTTTTTCTCAGAGCCATCTTATCATTCTCCTTTATAAGCTTCTTGATGGCCGGCGTCCATACCCTCCGTGTAGCCAACGTTAAATCCTTCATTGTAAGCTTCATCAAACCCCTTGTCATAGGATTGATTGTAGTCAACCGCTTGATGCTCAGGTGTGACTATATTCAGTCTTCTTCCCGTTACCGCCCTCCTTCTTCCGGTCAATCTCCTTCCTTTTAACACTCTTCTTTTCGATCTAAACTTCACGTTACGGCTTTTTTTAACTCTTCTCATGGATTTCACCCTCTGCTCATTTAAATGTTATCTGCCTTAATCACCGGAGGCGGGATAACTGGTGCCCCCTCCTCGTAATCCCGAAGTTCATGAGGATTCACTGACAACGGTTGATAGGAGTCCAGGTACCAAATAACTAATGTGTGTCGATTCAGAAACCGATGCAGCTTATTCCCTTTACGCTGAAATACACTGCCATCTCGCACTTTCACAAGCCTACCTTCTATATCCCAGTCGTCATGGACTGAATCATACACTGCCTTCTTGCGACGATTCACTTCCTCCATAGAGATGGTTTCACCAAGATGCCAATTCCGGAGATCAACCTGGGATACCCGAACGGCCTGAATTCCGCTTGCTCCATCAATCGGATAACGGCTCCCTTTCTCTATCCAATACGTTCTCGAACCAGCTCCTTGCACGATCACACAGGTTGGGTATGAATCAATGGTTTGAAGGTTTGAGTTATCCATGTTACGTTGCCAATCAAGAAGCAGCATGCCATGAGGATCACTCCATTTATTGGAGTAAAAGTTCAGATTGTTAGCATATACTTGATCAAATCTGGAATTTAATGATTTCATACTCACACTGCCGTAATGATGGATAAAGGTATCATTTGCAATAATAAGCTGCATTCCCAAAAGCCGGACACGCAGTCCATAGTCGTCATCTTCACAATTCCCGATTTCAAAACCTTCATCAAAATAACCTAATCGGATAAAATCTTTCCGCCGGAGCAGCATGCAAAAACCTGTTAATCGGTTTGTTACGGACCAGCGCCGAGCATCAGATTTATTGTATAATTGAGAAAATTGCTGCATCTCCTCTGTATTCGTGTAACTGACATCGATTAATTGATCCCCACTGATGTAATTCGTCACAGGTCCAACAATTCCGAACTGTGAATTACTGTGCAGACAGGCAAGTAAGTTGGACAGCCAGTTCGTGGTAACGACAGAATCATTGTTCAAGATCATCAAAGTTGTTCCCTTTGCCATCATAAGCCCCTGGTTTACTGCCCCCGCAAACCCCAAATTTTCTTCATTGATCCGGAATCGGACCCCTTGAGCCGACTTAAGATACTCTGCGGTTCCGTCAACAGATGCATTGTCGATAATAATCAATTCATATGGCTCATTTGTATATCGGAGAATACTTTCGATACACTCCTTCAAATAATGAAGCTGATTATAAGTTGGAATGATGATGCTCGTACCTTCAAAGTAAGTTGTGCTGCGGATGGCTCCCTCTGTTTTTCCACGCCTGTACCCATCCGCGTAACCAGTATCAAATCCTTTAAGATAGCCGTCTTTGTACCCTTGATTGTCATGCACCCTGTTCATAAGACTGACTCTCCTTGAGCTAATGAATCAGCCAGATGTCCGAAGTCAAGTGCAACTTTGCCTAACTCAGAAGCAATACGCTGAACGATAATTACAGCCGGAATGCCGGCTCCGACGAGTGCAATATCGAATTCACGGGCAGCGGATATTTCATGCATGACTCTCTGGATATCCCGTATTCCATCCACAGGGGTAACGACACCAGTCACACGGACACCGTTTTCTTCAAGTACCTTCGAAAGCCCAGGAGCTGAGTTTCCCACGATTAGCACACGATAGCCCGAGAGTATCCCCCGAATAAAACCTTCCAGATGCAATGCATAGTTAATTGTCGATAAAGTCAATTTCAGGTTTCGGTAATCAATGCCATGAGCTTTCAATACGGAAAACGCAAGAGGTTGAAAGTTGGATAGTCGCAGTTTTGGAATTCCTACAATATCCGCTTTTCTAATAGCCGCAGCCAGCATATCCCGGGCCGTAAGATCCGGCAAATTAACACCGGAATAACTTAAAAAATGTCCTTCTTTCCGCACCTCTTCCTCACTCATCACAACTTCCTGTGCCAGCGTCAGCAATTCTCCATCTCCCAGGCGAATAACAGACAAGGATGAGCGCTTTTTCAGAGCACCCCTAATCTTCCCCGCAATTTCCGAGGCACTGAGAAGTCTATAATTGTGCGAACTCATGTGCTTCATGCCAACTTCGATAATCTGTCGAACTGAAATTCCGGGGAGAATCTCGAGTTCTGGGAGGATAGAGTCCACAATACCCTCTCCTCCGTCATATAATCCTTTTTTGTACTCATCGTCGGAGCTTTCATATACGACTTTGTCGGGCACCGGTTGCACTATCGGCACGGTTTGCATCGCCCTCATCCATGCCTCGTCATAACCGGAATCGAAGCCTTGGTTAAACGAAGCGGACGCTTGCTCCAACAACTTCTGTTCACAATCACAATCGGATGGTACGAAAACTTTGCCGGAGGATGTTCTCCGTCGCTTGCTGAATTCTCGCTTAAGAATACGTTTCTTCACTTGCCTTTTCCTTATTTTTCCTAAGCGCTGTCGTATGGTGATCACCCCATCTTACGCTCAATATATTCTTTTTAATGAAATAGGAAACGGGTATACCCATCCATTTTCACCTATCGACTAAGGAAAAATGATGTCTAACATGGAGGTCAATCTTTTATGGTAGGTATGATCTCTTCTCGTTCTCATCAAGCTGTTAAAGGCCATTTGTTGTCGTTCTTCTTCATGCTGCAAATAATATTCAATCTTTTCTACCAGCTCATCATAAGAACCATAGGTTCCGATTTCAGTTCCCGTGGAATATAACTGACCTAGATCCTGACGTACATCGGACAATTGAAGTGTGGCGCAGCCGGCTATTTCAAATGTTCGTGGATTGACGGAATGAGCTGGTATTTTGTAGCCATTGGCATTAATCGTATCGTCATCTGCTGCGCGGTGAAGGTTAATTACTATTTTCGCTCCATTGTAATAACTAGCCGTATCTTCAGGAGTCATCCAATCGCCAAGCTTGATTTTTTCAGACAGGAGGGAGTAGTTTTGCAGCCGATCCCACCACCATCCGGAGATAACCACCTTTTTATTTTTTAAAAACGGGGCGAGTCGATCGATTGCCTCTACCCGGTTCCAAAATGCTGTCCCAATAAAACAGATGTCGGATTGATAAGAAGTGGGTACGTGTTTGGGGTGAAAAACATTCGGATTAACCGCGAATGGAAGGTGATAAACCTGCTGACATCCTAACTTTCGGTAAAAGGACAGGCAGCTTGATTCAAGCGTAAAAATATAATCGTATCGGGGCGCAATCGATACCGTCCAATCCGTGTAGTACGGATCGTCGGTAAACCAGACGGCCGTTCTAAATCCGTTTTGTCTGAGCCTCTTGACGGTATCAGCCTCCAGAACTACTCCGTTCAGAACGAGCACAAGATCGGGTTGCGCTTTTTTAGCCAGAGCAACCACGTCTTCCGAAGGATTAGCAACCGTAAGCTTACGGACTAAATCGTTAAAAGCGTCAATTACCGCCTGGTCCAGCGCTGGATACGGAACGCCGATACCCGCGGTCACATATAGAATATGGAGATCCCTAACGGGTACTTTGTTCTGCGGTAGTGTGCGTAGGGCGGCTTTGGAAAATCCGATCCGGTATCCCTCTCTGCGTCCCTGCTCAAAACCGTCTTCGTATCCTTTTTGTTTCGCGGATTGCTCCGATAACCACGCTCCCTGCTGTAACAAATTCACTTCTGTTGTTTGCATGCAGTCAAGCCTCCGGATTCATTCTTTCTAACATTACTTTCATTTCATGAGCCGGTCGCTAGCTTGATGCAAAGACTGGAAGGTTCCTGCATCCGTCCACCATCCGTCTAAAACGTCATAGGCAAGTTGTCCCTCAGATGCGTACACGTTGTTAACATCGGTGATCTCCAGTTCGCCGCGACCGGAAGGTTTAATGGTCCGAATCTTATCAAAAACAGCGGTATCATACATATAAATGCCGGTTACACAAAAATCTGATTTTGGCTTTTCAGGCTTTTCTTCAATCATTAAAATTTTATCTTCTTCCAGAATAGGAACTCCGTATCTCTTAGGGTCATGTACTTTTTTCAAAAGTACACGAGCTCCCTCTGCCTGTTCGCGAAAGGATTGAACGTACGTTGTTAGAGGATTCTCGAACAAATTATCCCCGAGAAGTACAACGAATTTTTCATCCGGCTTCATGATAGGTTCGGCGAGTGACAACGCTTGGGCAATCCCGCCGGCCTCTTCCTGAATTTTATAGGTGATTCGAACTCCCCACTCCTTTCCACCGCCCAACAGTTCAGTGTATAAACCTGCAGAATGCTTGCCAATCACCAATAGAATTTCTTCGATACCCGCATTTCGCAATTTCTCTACCCCGTGACAAATCATTGGAATTTTTCCGACAGGCAGCAAATGTTTATTTATTATTTTTGTCAGCGGGTAAAGACGGGTGCCGGTACCTCCTGCCAGTATGACGCCCTTCATATAACCCTTCCTCTCTGCAAAGAAATCGACCTATACATAGATCGTCGGGTCGATTCCCCATTTATCCATAAATTTTTGGCGATTACGCTCAATAAGGCTTTCCACCTTGCTCACATCCTTTTTGCCGAAGCTGGCACTTCCATGATGAAATATAAATACGTCACCCGCGATTCTGAACGTATATCCTGCTTGCCTCGCCCGATAACAGTAATCATCGTCTTCAAAATGACCGGGGGAAAACTGTTCATCCAGCAATCCGATTTGATCCATTAACTCCCGTTTAAACAAAAAGCATAAACCGACTATGCGATCCACCTTAAGCCACTTTCGGGAATCCGGTGCATTCAGCTGTTGTGCCATCTCCTCTACATTGGTATACGGCATATCGATCTGTTGCTTGCCGCTTGCATAATTCGTCAGCGGCCCGACAATGCCGATGTCTGCACTACTGTGTAGACAATCCAGCATATTTTCCAGCCAATTCCGTGAAACGATAACGTCATTATTTAGAAGAAGGAGTGTATCACCGGTAGCGATTTTCAATCCTTTATTGCACGCTGCAGGAAAGCCAACATTATTTGCGAGTGAAATGAACGCAATTCCCTCCTGCCGGCATACATCGACAGTTCCATCGGTTGAACCATTATCGACAACTATGATTTCATACGGTTTT
Above is a window of Paenibacillus uliginis N3/975 DNA encoding:
- a CDS encoding glycosyltransferase yields the protein MALRKKQRTRTRRHIQQKQPAVTLNAYQKGRIDGFQRGREEGFLHGRTAAQVVSNHAVTVIESDLPKTDVLVIAAGLIPSLEIGVLQPFSALKKRENLQYDMKLEHEVSKEMIAAADTIVFVRNVEPSAYTLLELAHQLRKRTVYVIDDNFLEIQPTTPVGQYYCDPARKETFIKFLRNAKTIKVDSPDLGTYIQERFNRNVIYFPGSVDFDWLDQQRRVDREREQIVIGYAGGEKEEDFAPVIPALNKILDYYGGFVRLEFFGYLPQSFVNHPSVKYEGGGMEYKDFMKELNRCNWDIGIAPLANNSFNKGKTNNKFREYGACQIPGIYSKSPVYVPWVTQGESGYLVEHTEKAWYEGIKAMIEDPPMRQRIKENAGMAVRQHFSLNTCLDNWKRFIFKI
- a CDS encoding glycosyltransferase family 2 protein, encoding MNRVHDNQGYKDGYLKGFDTGYADGYRRGKTEGAIRSTTYFEGTSIIIPTYNQLHYLKECIESILRYTNEPYELIIIDNASVDGTAEYLKSAQGVRFRINEENLGFAGAVNQGLMMAKGTTLMILNNDSVVTTNWLSNLLACLHSNSQFGIVGPVTNYISGDQLIDVSYTNTEEMQQFSQLYNKSDARRWSVTNRLTGFCMLLRRKDFIRLGYFDEGFEIGNCEDDDYGLRVRLLGMQLIIANDTFIHHYGSVSMKSLNSRFDQVYANNLNFYSNKWSDPHGMLLLDWQRNMDNSNLQTIDSYPTCVIVQGAGSRTYWIEKGSRYPIDGASGIQAVRVSQVDLRNWHLGETISMEEVNRRKKAVYDSVHDDWDIEGRLVKVRDGSVFQRKGNKLHRFLNRHTLVIWYLDSYQPLSVNPHELRDYEEGAPVIPPPVIKADNI
- a CDS encoding GT-D fold domain-containing glycosyltransferase; translation: MKKRILKREFSKRRRTSSGKVFVPSDCDCEQKLLEQASASFNQGFDSGYDEAWMRAMQTVPIVQPVPDKVVYESSDDEYKKGLYDGGEGIVDSILPELEILPGISVRQIIEVGMKHMSSHNYRLLSASEIAGKIRGALKKRSSLSVIRLGDGELLTLAQEVVMSEEEVRKEGHFLSYSGVNLPDLTARDMLAAAIRKADIVGIPKLRLSNFQPLAFSVLKAHGIDYRNLKLTLSTINYALHLEGFIRGILSGYRVLIVGNSAPGLSKVLEENGVRVTGVVTPVDGIRDIQRVMHEISAAREFDIALVGAGIPAVIIVQRIASELGKVALDFGHLADSLAQGESVL
- a CDS encoding CgeB family protein — translated: MQTTEVNLLQQGAWLSEQSAKQKGYEDGFEQGRREGYRIGFSKAALRTLPQNKVPVRDLHILYVTAGIGVPYPALDQAVIDAFNDLVRKLTVANPSEDVVALAKKAQPDLVLVLNGVVLEADTVKRLRQNGFRTAVWFTDDPYYTDWTVSIAPRYDYIFTLESSCLSFYRKLGCQQVYHLPFAVNPNVFHPKHVPTSYQSDICFIGTAFWNRVEAIDRLAPFLKNKKVVISGWWWDRLQNYSLLSEKIKLGDWMTPEDTASYYNGAKIVINLHRAADDDTINANGYKIPAHSVNPRTFEIAGCATLQLSDVRQDLGQLYSTGTEIGTYGSYDELVEKIEYYLQHEEERQQMAFNSLMRTRRDHTYHKRLTSMLDIIFP
- a CDS encoding sugar phosphate nucleotidyltransferase encodes the protein MKGVILAGGTGTRLYPLTKIINKHLLPVGKIPMICHGVEKLRNAGIEEILLVIGKHSAGLYTELLGGGKEWGVRITYKIQEEAGGIAQALSLAEPIMKPDEKFVVLLGDNLFENPLTTYVQSFREQAEGARVLLKKVHDPKRYGVPILEEDKILMIEEKPEKPKSDFCVTGIYMYDTAVFDKIRTIKPSGRGELEITDVNNVYASEGQLAYDVLDGWWTDAGTFQSLHQASDRLMK
- a CDS encoding glycosyltransferase family 2 protein, with protein sequence MRKTSIIIPTYNGREYLKDCVYSIKRYTEKPYEIIVVDNGSTDGTVDVCRQEGIAFISLANNVGFPAACNKGLKIATGDTLLLLNNDVIVSRNWLENMLDCLHSSADIGIVGPLTNYASGKQQIDMPYTNVEEMAQQLNAPDSRKWLKVDRIVGLCFLFKRELMDQIGLLDEQFSPGHFEDDDYCYRARQAGYTFRIAGDVFIFHHGSASFGKKDVSKVESLIERNRQKFMDKWGIDPTIYV